The Silene latifolia isolate original U9 population chromosome 4, ASM4854445v1, whole genome shotgun sequence region ttttacggatttgcgtgatttcaacattttataatcacaaaaatgcataaactcatatttatgcataagttaattaccctaacctcttaggactcaaaatttagtcttcactaataatttgaccataattaacccatattttataaaaattgttcataaatgggcaaaaaattacaaaaataagctattaaacttcaaataaatcacaaaatttcaaataaattcaaaatttgaaatttaaactcatgaacattctggaaaatttccatgacactcataatgttcaaaatcttaggttaaaaatttcgaaaatttaccggaaaaacaatgttgcggtttatcgatttttaataaaataatcataaaaacatggaaaaattattttcactaacttttcaattttagatctgaaaaagataataaaatacaacattagacgtttttcctaagtcatagattatgttttattaattttccactaataatgtcactatttatgctatttttcttcaaaaatccataaatcatgcaaaaatacttctttatattcaattattttacacacatcttgtaaaattgcatctgacaacatattaattttctatgaccatattcgaaatttaactcatattaacctatttttcacctaaatccgaatttaataatgaaaaattcatttttcgagcataacaagtccaaaaattatgaaaatttacaggttatctcaaaataatatatgtgaaaacatatccaaaaatcaatgcaaaattcgaagtatagataattttagaccaaaaatgacatttttactcataaaatcacatttaaatgccattattgtaaattatgaacaataaaaatccgaaaaattaaccaaaatatcctaaaacattttaggaccagaaatattaacatgcatggtttaatttcgtgatatatcataataacacaaattttacaagttttatttgttattcttataactcggaaaaacttttaaccgatttgcatgcaaacaaccgcggctctgataccgattgaaggaaatgtagattcatatacatactaacatactcatatatgtcgaaattaatttgtcataaaattaaatgtggattttatgcatgcaaacaatataataaaatagagaagaaatcatatccttacattgaaatttcggttcaaatgggcacaaaagaaatctccttttcttttgttcttgagctttcctttaatggaagaacaagatccaagtgtaggatctctccttaggaataatacccaaagctaacccttaatctaattaatattatttgatctagtataatattaatcttgtgaaaaattgaaccaaaaatgtttggtttttagctcctaaaaccgggtagaggagaaggaattttggagtatattatctctctaatttatcattaaaatgtagagaggaaattttatttcttacactagaaattatgaatgtgaatgaatgaataatttagaggagaaaaactctctaaatgctctaggaaaaaccggtggggggatgagctttaggggagccaatgcatgcccatatttgtcttcacaaggtaaatagggttgcatggctactctagctttttaatcattatgttttctatttaaaatataaacacaattttagcctaatactcctctaatatttcggcacttttagttaatatggattccatattatttttgtcaattgtcaatatgtcacatgtcacatgtcacataaatttgttatgtatttttaacatattaaaaatcaacgtattaataaaaatacgtcacatacaaaaatcgacttagtaatttcataattacttgtgccaaaatattttaccaatttataaatcacaacagaatgtatttataataattcattcaattccgattgtttctttaaacaataatttcatccgagtaatgatacaattcgattactcagaccgtatttcatttaatcacatttcaatttgatacgtaaatttcacttccaaaatcgcccgtcaatttttcaagtaatttaattaactcgtaacgttatacgattaattaaataatcaattaagagtgttgccctataggtatgacctagggggtcaactgatcaccaccgtcgcacgacagtaatgtcaaactctagtcagccaatcattaccgatatatgttgaccagttgacagtataaatacttcccaattgtattctttaaaatgagatttaataatgatatttaaatcatgtaatcgcactattgttgaggacacttttcCCAACACTTAGCACGCATGAGGCGTGCCCATAACCCATTATTCTCAGTCATCAAGCGCCAAACTTGTTTACCAATAAGagcaacattaaacaatttaaaaTCTCGAAAACCCATACCTCCTCGACTCTTCGACTTGCATAACTTCTTCCACGCCACCCAACTAATACCCTGCTTCCCTTCTTCATGTCCCCACCAAAATCGGGATATCAAAGATCTCAGCTCGTCGCAAAAGTTGACGGGAATTTTAAaaatactcttttttttttgacaatcgggTTAACGAGACTTACATATTAATAGCACGCTTAGCTATCCTATGAGCGGCTTTGTTACAAATTCTAGGAAGATAAGCAAAAGTAATACAATGAAAGTTTGCCGCTAGATTGGTTATATCGTCAATAGTGTTCCTTGTCCAATGTTTGAGTTGAGAGAATCGTAGGACTTgggtagggagtgaattggccacAGCCTTTATAAGAACCTCCTTACCAGCCCTAGACAATATCTTCCCGCGCTAGCCACTCAGTCTTTTGCTTAGCTTATCTCTCAAAATATCCGTCAGAACCTTCTTCGACCGCCCTATAACCGTGGGTAACCCCAAGTAGCGCTCTTGTTCCTCAACTTCGACATAGCCCAATCGCCTCGCCAAATTACTCCTCTTCACCCGTGGGATACCCTTGCTAAACGAGACAGTGGTTTTGTCGACACTCACTAATTGACCCGAGGCATACTCATATTGCCGAAGTATATCCAACACTACATCTGCTTCCGCATCATTAGCTCTCGTAAAGAAAATGCTATCGTCGGCAAACAGCAAATGCGATATAATTGGTGCTCCATTCGAAATCTTTACACCATGAAGACTACCCCGCTCCACAGCCCTTCGCATCATGCTCGATAAGGCCTCAGCACAAAGGATAAATGAATAAGGTGATAGCGGGTCACCTTGTCTGAGTCCTCTAGAAGGTGTAAATTCATCAGACGGTGTACCATTAATAAGCACAGAGAAAGATACAGTCGAGACACAGGCCATCACCCTGCTAACCCACGCCCTATCGAACCCCATAGCATCAAGTATACTCCTCAGAAAATGCCACTCCACCCTGTCGTACGCTTTAGCTATGTCGAGCTTAATAGCCATAAAACCCTCTGTGCTATGCGAACACTTCATATAGTGAAAAACCTCGAAAGCAATCATAACATTATCCGCAATAGCCCTCCCAGGAGTAAAAGCACTCTGATTTTCCGAGACGATCTCATTAAGGAACAACTTCAGACGGTTGGCCAGCACTTTTGAGACAAGTTTATACGCCACATTGCACAGGCTAATTGGTCGAAAGTCACGAATCTTATCCGGTGCCTTTTTCTTTGGAATTAAGACAATATTTGTCTTGTTTAAATTCCTAGGAGAGAGCTCACCTCTTAAGATAGCAAGAACAGTACTCATCACTTTGCCTCCCACCTTGCTCCAGTAGGTCTGATAAAAAAGCCCATTCATTCCGTCAGGTCCCGGGGCCTTCAAAGGATGCATTTGGTTTAAGGCTTCTAAGACCTCGTCTTCGCTATATTCACGCCTAAGTTCGGCATTCATCTCATCAGTAACCCGATTATGAAGTCCCTGCAAAATATTATGATCAACAATAGGATTCGACGACGTGAACAGCTGCTGGAAATAGGCATTCGCCACACTCGCCACGCCTTCATCTCCCACGCGTGGCACCCCGTCATCGTCAACAAGCTTAGCTATGAAATTTTTCCGCTTCCTTTCTCCGGCTCGAGTATGAAAGAATTTTGTATTTTTGTCCCCATCCTTAAGCCAAAGCGCTCTAGATCGTTGTCGCCAAAATTGTTCCTCCTGTTTTCGCAAGCTTGCCAATTCAGCCACAATTTTCCGTCTCCTGTTCACATTCCCCACTGTCCTCTCCATCTCATTTAAGGAGCCAAGTTGCTTCAGCTTTTTCCCAATACTCCTGCCAATCTTCGAGATATTAATCCTCTTCCATGCCCCCAACTCTTGTGCGCACGCCTCCAGCAGCCCAGGTAGACTACCTCGGCCCCTCTCAATCGCCTCAGTGCATCCCTCCTCTTCTACCCAAATTTGCTCGAATTTGAATTTTGAGCGCTTCACCTCTTCCCTCTCCCTATAATTTAGAACAAGTTTAATAGGGGCATGGTCCAACCATTCCCTATTGAGGTAAAGAAGCTTCGCATAAGGGTACAAGTCTAACCATGACGACGAAATTAAAGCTCTATCAATCATGCTCTGTCTATTTGCCTCGCCAACCTGACCATTATCGTACGAAAAGTTATACCCCTCCCACGGGGCATCACGTAACCCACAGTCCTCAATCGCCGCACGAAAATTATTCATCTGCCTTTGAGGGCGGCTGCCTCCCTTCATCTCAGTAGAGAATAAAatttcattaaaatcaccaatacaGACCCAGGGAAGCTGTGATTGGCTCTTCAGCAGCCGAAAAAGTTCCCAGGAGAGATGCCGGTCAGCCACCGATGACCAACCATAGAAACCAGTAAGACGCCATTCCCGACCCTCTTCCCGGATAGTAAAGTCCATGTGATGGACCGACGCAGACCCAAAAACACAATCAACCTCCTTTCTCCAAAGCATAGCAAGACCCCCTGATCTCCCCACACTATCCACCTCTATACCAAAGTACCCATCCAGCCTCTATACAAAATGGCCGGGGCCTCTCTCCGTACAAGCGCACAGAGTGCAGTAACTGTgtcggggttgcccaagccccgacaGTTGATACTTAAGATATTCATTGGGCCTGGCGGGGTTGACCAccgtcaacctccgcctcaggtattaAGACGCCCCCGTCTATAAAAGGTTTAGCACGCTTCGAATTCTCATCGGCCTCCTGTTCCTCACGGCTCCTCTTGTTGCTATCCTGTTCCTTCCTCAAACACGTCCCCCACCACTTTCATTGCCCTGCCCAATATTCCTCGCTAACTTCTTATAACTTCGAACCCCTCCCCCCTTTTGAGCTCCTTGTTTTCCCTTCACCAATACAAATTGTATTGGTTGTATAGTAAGAATTTGagttttataataaattatttgaaattAGACCTATACATTACTTTTTTTATTAGAAAGAACTTGAGCTCCATTTTAAAAATATTgattttaaaaaattataatgaaattCAAGAATAGTATATATAAGCTtaattagattttaattttgatataaaaaaatttaaatataaaccaaaaattataaaagcttgaaaaaaatacacataagctcgatTAAAGTTGTATAGTAGTATTTGTGTAGGGCGAGAGTGTATAACTAAACTAGTGTTAAACTGGTGTGTTTTGAGTTGAAGTTTCTCATATTATTCATGGGTGGTCTCATTTTCGTATGTCTTGTTTCTCACCTATCAGTTGAAGTATAAATGTTCGTCATTAAAGATTGTTGTGTAAATGTCATAAAATGATCACGTGTCAAAAGCCAACGGTAGTGAGATACAAGATATGATACGAAGATGTGACTGAATTCGCAGTCTACTATTGTCGATTTCTTATACGAATAtctaaaattaaattacaatctTTTTAGTTGAGTAAACGATTGGGCTCATGAGAGATTTGATATTTCGTTTAATAAATTGTAAACATAGGTTTATCTAATataacaaacattatcgagtattTATTTGATGAGGTTTGATCTTTCGTGCAGATAAATTATAAAAATAGGTTTTATCTAATACTCATAACATATATAACTAGGGTTTTATCTATTTGCTTTTAATGAACAAGATTTCAAACAAAGATAGCTACGGGTATAAATCAGAATCGACAGGGTAAATTTTACTCCTAAATCAGTACTTAAAAATGTTGGAAATTAGGTGAGATTTATAGGTCAAACATCAACCTACCTTAAGCTAAATATAATTAACAACCAAATTAAATGAATACAATTCCATAGTTATCAATTTATGATGACACACCAAAATGACCAAACTACCCTTTAACCACACCCATTTCCTCCATATTCCCTTCACTCCACTCTCTCTTCCTCCATTTTCTGTTACACCATTTCTCATATATTTATACatcaaatctaaaaaaaaaaaaaaattaaaaaaaatcaccTTCAACAACCCTACTCCTAAAAATCACTAACTATATAACAACAACTTCAAATAATATTTCACATCACTTTGATCCACACTTTctaattcatcttcttcttctttaggGTAAGTAAAATGTTGAATTTATACTGtgttttttgattgattttgattagTTTTCATGATTTTGTAACATtgttttttgattgattttgattagTTTTCATGATTTTGTAACATGGGTTTTGTGTATTTTCTAAGGATTTTATCTGGGTTTCtgcagtttgttgaatttgttcaAGTATTGATCTTGAATCTGAGCAAAAAGAGGGAAAAAATCTGGGTAATTTCGATCTATTTGTACTTATTGTTGTTTATGATTGTAATTTCGATCAGTTTGTTGAGTTCTGGAGAAGAAAGATTTGATATTTGTGACCTGTGACTCTGTGAGTGATTTGTGGATTTTGATGATCGTAGTTTGATAAAAGATTGGAACTTTAGTAGATTTGGAAGTAGtttttgataataatttgttGAAAGAAATTGAAAAATTGTAGGGTTTTGAAGGATTAAGTTTTCTCTAATTAGTATTGAGATTGAAATGGCCACTCTCTTAGCAGTAGCACATCATAGGAATGAGTATCATATTGGGTATGGAAAGGGCGATAGTCCGGCGAGGTTTGGCTCGTCTTCTAGAGGGTTTATGGATGTTAATTGTAGGGGAGTTGAGGCTGGAAGGGGTTTGCTTCCTATCCCTTTTAGGGGTTATGGGTCTCCAGTGTCGAACCGCGGAGTATTGTCTGAGAAAccagaaaatttatatgttggtGTTGGTGGGAAGTCACCATTTGGCAGTGTTACTGGCGTGAGGTCTAAGAGTGAGGATATTAAGCAGTCGAAAAAGGTTGTGAAAAGTAGTCCGATTGCGATTAACCTTAAGGGTGGTAGTGGTAGTAGTAAGAAGAAGGAAGTGAGAGAGAATGTTTGTTTTTCGGAGCTTTGGGCTGGGCCTGCCTACTCAAACTCGCCTCCTCCGACTTCTTTGCCTATGCCTAAGTTTGATATGAAACCAAAGAGGAGTGTCTCACTTGACTTGCCTGATTTTGTGTCTGATTTGAATATGTCACCAATGGCCATGTCAGCTCCGACTTCCCCAACTAGCAAAAGTGACCGTTCATCCAATGGTTTTTTCAGTGATGATGACTCTGCCACTAAAACACTCCGCCGAATCCTTAATCTTGATATAGCTGATGATTGAGTGGAGGCTGGGAGTGCTGGGTTAGGTACTAGGAGAATCGTAGTGTAGTTATGTAGGTATATCGATCAATAAAAATGTCTTTTACCAAGGCACATATTAAGTCTTAGTAGCTATAGTAGATGGTGCACTGGACAGTCGTTACAGCTGGTATCAACGGGAGAGGTTTCATATCGTTAAGATTTTATAAAATGTAGTATTTGTAGTGCAGTTGATAAGATGCACTTAGACACTTAGTTATGCTGTAGCATGGTTTGTTGTTTGATATGGTTCGTGGAACGGTTCGAGTTCATAGAGTGCCACTGAGGAGTTTACTGGCCGAATCCAGGGCCACGTAACTGTGGTTCAGTAGTTCAAGATGTGGCTTTTCTAGTGCAGTTAGTAATATACAGTTCAAGTTGACGGTATAACAGTGGAGGGTAGTGATGCTGGTGGGAGACTAGTTGTATTAGAATATTGGTAAGGTGAAGAAGTGACAATGCAATTGGGTTACCAAATTCCGAAAGGGCGATACTTTATCCCATGTATAGCGGATGCCAGTGAATGAGCAATTTGTGGGTCTGCTGGACATGAAGTACGAAGTAAATCTCTTCTCAGATTGGTTTGCAAAATCATGCCTATCAAGTCGAGATGATGTCCGATCACTGGTTTTTACTCTTTACCTCAGTTTATTTGACAAATACTCTTGCCTATAGTTTTAAAACTAACCTTCTTGTATATTTCTTGGCTTCTGAACATAATACCTTCAACTTTGATCCCcgtctttttttcttttccttataTGTTCAGCTCCTTTATAACACGTATTCCTTCTTAATCTTCCTTACTTAAGTCTTCTTTCCCCTTGCTAGGCCAAAATCATGAAATGGCTTCTTAATGACCCTGCTGTTCATACTCCCTTggttcctttttcttttttctttttttttcccttcTTTCCTTCTAGATAATTTCTACATAACTATAGTATCGGGAATCAGTGCATGCCTTCTTTCCGGTTTTTTGAGTGGTAAAGATTGCATGGCACTTGTAGTTCATCCTTCCTCTGCTTCTTAAATTACACTCCCTCTCATTTTGCAATATTTCTAGAGTTTCGTCGTCTCCTTTTCCTCTTCACGTGGCTGCTGGTGATCAACTGCTGATTCTTACTAAGGTATTTACTCTGCTttacttgtacttgttaatttgGTTAAGTAACCTTTTTTTTTACTCTGTAAAAAGGAAAAGGGGAACCTTGTTTCCAACAGAGCCACATACTCGCTATTCTTCGGGTTTGATTATGATGAAATAATGCAAAATAACTTAATAAATTAATTGCGTTTCTTATTATTAAGCCTCAGTTAGTCAAGATGCAATGgtcgacgcaattttcattatGGGTCATTTAATAATAGCCTCTTTTATATTGTGGAGGAATCCTTGATTCATTGGGGTATCTTGTGATATTTCGGTAGATAACTCAATGGTTTACAATAATATTGAAGTATAATCGTCTTACGAAAGAGTTTTTGCTCGACTATTATGGTTTGAATGTTCATGTTGGTTTGATCAATATGTTTTTATCATGTCTGCAGCGGAACTAATCTGTCACTGGAGAAAGGATTTGGAGGGTCTTATCAACGATGGCATCTGGTTAACTACAAATACGCACTTATCAAACTTGTCGTGGAACCATCTCTCGCTCTCGAGTTGTTTTCGTTGTTCAGCTTGTGTACTTCATATCCAGGAACAAGTAGTTTTAATATTTACATAATCGTGTTTCGTGTGGGTTTTCCTACAATTTCAATGTAGACTCTTGTTTTCTCCTAGTTCCAGCTTTAGTATCAATGTAGCATTGTTATTTCTGTTTATCTTGCTCTCGTAGACATTTATTGTTCAATATTCGCGTCACTGTGTTTTGGCGTTTTTCCTTGCTCATTGACGTTGAAGTTTGTGAAAGCATCTTTTAATGAAGTGATTCCTTCTTTGGTCTTATCGACTTGTTTGCACGTTCACTATGTTTGGACTCGCTTTGACTGCTATTCGAAATCTGAACGAGCTAATGATATGAAGTAAGCCACTTCTAGCATCACTATCGCGATTATGTTTCCATAGAGTACCATCACATTTCTGTAGATCTTGGAAAACGGAAAACCTATTTTGTTTGGTAAAAGTCACTCAAACAGACACTTGGGAAAAATTGTCCTGTCAAAGAGACAGTAGGTGCAAAACTGGTGAGAAGATGCAAGCATAATATAAATTTCTGATCTACCTTGCATCATATTCCGACGAGATGTTTCTATAATAAAAAAATGTTCATCAAATCAAATACCTTACAAGTTATACCTCACTGAAGGGGCAGGGTTGTCAAAATTTAGGTGTGTTCAACAGAGAAATGGTTTCTGAATGACTCATTCTAAATATCACATACTACAAGGCGGAAGGCGGACGAGATGATGTCTTCAATTGCCGCTAAATAGCAATACACAAACTCAATCGCTTCCAACTCGCTGTTTGAATTTCTTATCATTTCTGGTCTTTTTTCTCAGCTCACGCCTGTCGTCAGGGTAGTGTTTCTTTCTCAACAGATTAGTCATTGCAACATTTACGGCGTCAGAAACAGCAGAAATGACTGAGCTCTCAATAGCCACACTGCCCTGTAATTTCTCGAGTAAAGGCTCTCCTCCTGGTATTTCGTCATCTTTCAAACCTTTAGCTTCAATAGAGTCATCACAGGATCCTTTCTTGATATCCGATGTGACTTTCAGACGAGTGAAGGATCCGGGGTTCGAACCGGGTAGGTTAGAGGCACCTAAGACCATCCATAGCTTGTTCTCTGATGACATCTTTAAACTTGTTGGGAAGAATGCTTCTTCCTGTATCGATACTACCTGCAGTACACAGAGTGTTTTGTTAGAGTGTATAATGGCGGGAATCGGGATTCACTTGTCAGATGAACCCATAAGAAAATGAATGAAGGCAAACTAGTTTCTTTAAAACTTGCCTAAATAGGAAAAATGTAGGAAGCGGTTTGACTAAGAAAGGCCAACATTAATATGTAAAATGGTTGAGACGGAGTAAATACAACGTAACTATGTAAGAAAGAGTTTGAAGGCTTCTGTAAATAATCCAAGTTTAATTCTATGGATAAACATTGTTATCCAACCCTTAAACGGTTACACACACGGGCATCGTTGAGTGTATGGGGGTGTGAATGGTGAATGGTGAATGGTGGTTGGCATTTGTTTCTTTTACCAAAATCGGCTAATATGTAAAAGAGGAACGAACCTCGAGAATGTTGAGTGTTTTGTTGGAGAGGTCACAGCTCATCATCAATATTCCTTGCAAACTAAGAACGAAACAACAGATTAGATATTTAACTGAACTAGGAGAATAATAAGAAAGCCATAAAAGTGATCGAGACTTGCAATATAGGAGCAACATATA contains the following coding sequences:
- the LOC141652997 gene encoding uncharacterized protein LOC141652997 codes for the protein MATLLAVAHHRNEYHIGYGKGDSPARFGSSSRGFMDVNCRGVEAGRGLLPIPFRGYGSPVSNRGVLSEKPENLYVGVGGKSPFGSVTGVRSKSEDIKQSKKVVKSSPIAINLKGGSGSSKKKEVRENVCFSELWAGPAYSNSPPPTSLPMPKFDMKPKRSVSLDLPDFVSDLNMSPMAMSAPTSPTSKSDRSSNGFFSDDDSATKTLRRILNLDIADD